GAATGAATGGGTTCTTGGCGTTACTGAGAGTTACTGAAGAATGACTCTATGAGTGTAGGTGCATATAGTTTTATAGCCCAGTGTGCACCTCTCACTGATATTGCCTGTTGTTTCGGTCACCGTCAAGGCCTCTGATAAATACAGGCTCTTATTAAAAACACTGCTTGTGACTGATATTGTTTAATGCCAGTCTAAATGAAAGCCTGTGGCTGTGCCATTTGGGACACTACAATAGCTGAGGAAGAACTTGAATAACAACTATTTTTagcatgaaagaaaacaatgcTTAAGAAGTTCTGAATGATACCATTCTTCTTTAGAAgaacatatatgttttttttcctcagggaATCTCCCCACTAAAAACCAGGGTTTCAatttagctgctttttttgACAGTGTTAACATGTAAATGCACaattattttctacatttctttttcattaggTTCAATGCCACCTTTAGCCACTCTGTACACTTACGAAGTATCACCCTAGCAAAAATTATTGGATATATCAGAAAATcaatatatttttcctttttaaaaaaaaaaattgtgctgtttgtttCGGTTCGTTTCACAATAACAAATCACAGTTACAGCttgttaaatgtgattttttcaTTCCTTGTCATGAGGTGTTCTTGGGCCAGTTTACATTAAATGGTTGCTCTAATGGAAATGGTGGGACTTCAAGTAGCTTTAAAAGGGATAGCACTGCTGCTAATAAAAACTGTATTCTGTGCAATGAGAACCAGCTGGGCCTTTTCTCCGCTGAACATCTTTGGTTCATCTTGAATcactttctgacacacacacacacatacaagtgcATGTATATGAAAAAGCAGTTGTGGATAGGTCTACACTGACGCACACAATAATCAGGTGATaatgtatactgtacatgtgttaaAAAAAGCGCATACACAAGCAGACACATGCATATGCTCGCACACAGGCCGTGGGCTTTAGATCCTCCAGCCAAGATCATTTGGGGTGAGCCCCACAAGTGTTTGGGGTGGGGATGGGTGGggatgggtgggtggtggggttTGAAGTCAAAGGTAACCGATCCTGGCAGGCACATGGACAGTAAAATTCCACTCATCACAGCCTCTGACAAATCATCTCTTCCATAACTTCCCTCACACGTCCATAACCCTCTCTGTCAGATCAAAGACTTCTGTGAATCATCACGCATCCATACATTTGGCCTCTCCTCCCTGTTTTCTTCTGTatccctctttttttatttttccctctggAAACTGTTTTTTGTCTCTCAGCACCTCTCACTCTCACTTCTTGTCTCACGACCGGTCCTTTCTGTTTATGAGGCCGATGTGAAGGCGGAGGGCCGTGCATGAGACGAGGGTGTGTTTTTGCCTGATGTGACGGCAGAAAGGATCTGGGCTTATTAAGGCCGTGCCCTCGACCCATGTGGAGCTGGTTTCAAAGGTGTCAGACAAGACAGAGGTGCGTCATCTTGCTCTGCTGAATTACGGCCTGAGCTCATCTTTGATCTGGGAGGCAGgtcacacacccacccaccccaccccccaccccccccagtCTCACTTCTTTTTGCTGCCTTtgcctcttcttctcctccatcacctctctCAGGTTCACACAAGAGCCACAGGGACCAAACATTCCTCTAAACTGAGCATCAGGTGATACATGAATCATTTACCAACATCCCTGATGGATTAAAGAGTTCTTATAGATATTACTGAATGTATTTCCtcatcaacacattttcacatcaaatCCGTGAAATTCTCAATAGCTCAAACATGAAATAGACTTTAGACCCAAAAcagaattaaatgaaaagaaaaagagtaatCCCAGtgtatattaaattattaacttaaccttttttataacattttttttatttatcacatacagtattttgcaGTGGAATATGATCAGACATGTGTTTCAGTGAGTTTGAGACTGGGGCAAGTTGTCACCCTCATCATTCACTGCTTGCCTTTTTAAATAGGAGCTCGCTTATCGTTGCCCACAGCAAATACAGTGGATGGAAAAGTGCTGGCCAGggccccccctcttcctcttcttcttcttgtgaagtgtgtatatgtggagCTTATAGACGCTGCGCAGGATCAGCAAGTCTCCCCTGGGTGTGCAGGCCTCCTGCAGCTGAGACAGGGAgcagaaaggtcagaggtcataaTCAGGCaaagtgtgtgtcattgtgtgtgtgtgtgtgtgtgtgtgtgtgtgtgtgtgtgtgtgtgtgtgtgtgctcctgtgAGTGCATGTTCCCTCTTTCATACAATGCACTTGCAGATATTCGATCCTTGctttcatatttacatgtgtgAAACATTACCTTCTTTATAAAGAGGTTGTATGAAGTAGACCAGCAAAATGTAGCCACACTCTGACCTGTGCTGAGGTATGCCAAGGTCTGAGTTAAGAGCTGTGGCACTGAGTAAAAGTAGCATGACAGTCACCATTACCACTGCAGCCCGAAACACAAAGCAGACCGGGTTTCCTGTAGGCCAGCGGAGATTTCAAGGGAAAACCAGGATGTGTCCCAATACCAAGTGAGCACGCATGGGTTTAAAGTATGTTGTGCAACTTTCAGGAGGTACTTGGTTCCACCCCATTTACAGCGAACAGTCTCCCCGGATgtgtaaaacacacataacatgGGCACATGCACTCAAGATACTGtagtttgattattttcagataCTCATGGTGAACTAAAGGGTACGCAACAGTGTGAATTAGCAAAATTACTTCCTAACAAGAGGCAATTATTCAGTACAATTTGAATAATGAGAGAGTCACGTTAACAGTTGAAGCCTTGTTTCCTTGATAAGTTCAGGAACATCATCCAATATAGTGTTTTTTGAGGATAGAGTAGCCtgcagtatacagtatatagtacaAAAAAGGTCAATATATATTCAATTGTTAATCTTCACTAAAAAATCCTGTCTTAAATGGattatttcaatatttaaaaaaaaaaaaataaaacacaatctaGCAGATAATTCTCCCACTGTTTAGAAAGTtatgaagttttcattttattcaagaGGAATCTTGGAAACAAGATAAATGATCTAAGCTCACCGCcagatttttttctcctgtttctttctttttaaataaaaataaaatgactattATGTACCATGATATGTTTGCAGTTAAAGAACACAGGCtatagccaaaaaaaaaaaaaaaaaaaacccacaacaatACAGAACCGCAGAATTCTCGAGAGGTCAGTCAGCTGATTTGGTCAAACTCTGCATTTTGGCAGTGGATAAATTCAGCTGTATAATATGAGCCACCTGTGCGCCGCTCTGTGTAGggaaaacatgacatgacagaTGAAGAAGTGGACCGCTGACAAAACGCATGGAGAGCGCGTCCGCTGGAGGTATCCGCAGAAACCGGAGAGCTCCTCGGTTAGTTTAAGCCTCCTTCCTGTTTGACTTCCACATTATAGGGACTGTGAGAACGCACAGACTTGATTCGATTAGAGATCAAGCGGATAGATTTCCTCTGCAGCCCGATGAATCTGTGCGTaaatcgctctctctctttatatatatatatactgcagtgaaaacacagtatttactgtacatggCTGGTTTGTCTGGATATAAAAGGccttacagagagagagagagttgactGTGACACACAGCCTTAACACTCCAGGACCAAATGGATTTTATACAGCAGTTAACTCGGTAGTTTTACTGACTCGCGAAGCTCGAACTGatgttttactttaattcaAAGCCCACAGGCCTCTGAGACCAGATCCTGTTGACTGTTTGGATGAGAGACTCATGTTGTAAAAAATATAAGAAGCGTGAGTTCAacttttaaaatacatattaacATTTATCAACAGTAATTCAAGATAAATACAAGCATTCCAATAAATGTTCAACATAAAATATCTATTAGGTCCATTttataataatccaataataattatttgatTCATTCTGATTCAATGAATGATCTGcgtaaaaaagaaattaatattaaaaaatgtctgtttgaccAACCGtgcacaaaaggaaaaagaaaaggaacagGTCTCCGCTGCTTTTTGACTGTAAATAAGAGCCTTGTTTCAGTCATATCCCGGACACATGAAACCATGACTGCTCCCTCTTGCTTATTAGCGGACCAGGACGCACACTGGCTCCCCCTCCGCCCTCCAAACCCCTCCCCTTCCACCCTCAAAACTATTTAGCATCTGAAACTGGGATAAAGTTTCCAAAAAAATTTAAGGAAAAAACTTCCTGCGAAAGGAGAAGCGTGCCAACCTTCCAGACTGAAACTTTTAAAGCGAGAAAAGCGCAGAGAGTGAGGGGCATCCCGAAGTTATTCTCCTCATCTTTTACGGATATCTATACACTGCTGTAACCACGGCTTCAAAGGTGGACAACGTTTTTTCCTCTCTATCCCTGCATTTCTTCAAGAAAGAAATGGAAGAGGGCTCCAGTTCTCCGGTCTCCCCTGTGGATAGTCTGGTGACCAGCGAGGAGGAGCTGGACAGGCAGCAGAAACGCTTcgcgaggaagaggagacacAGTAAAAAGTCCAGCGAGgacagcagcggcagcagcccGGGGCCGGTGAAACGAGGGAAAAAACCGAGTCCGAGCAGCACCCAGTCGTACGAGGAGCTGCAGAACCAGCGGGTCCTGGCCAACGTCCGGGAGAGGCAACGGACTCAGTCTCTCAACGAGGCCTTTGCGTCTTTGCGCAAAATTATCCCCACGCTTCCCTCGGACAAACTGAGCAAGATACAGACTCTGAAGCTCGCCTCCAGATACATTGATTTTCTCTGTCAGGTGCTGCAGAGCGACGAGATGGACAGCAAGATGTCCAGCTGCAGCTACGTTGCGCACGAAAGACTCAGTTACGCGTTCTCCGTGTGGAGGATGGAGGGTGCTTGGTCTATGTCAGCATCTCACTAGCACCCAGAGACCTTCACTTACTATGCCAAAGCGGTGGGTACCACAAGACTGAAGCAAAGGAAATCCAATATTATTACAGCAGAAGTAGTTGAAAAGATTGGCTTTTATTCTTGGATTGAACGAATAATATCTTCACAAGATAATCACAGATataaagaacaaataataaacaacgAAGGAACAGTGCGATGCTGCAGACAGACATATGAGGCAGATTATGAATTGTATCCTGTGAATTTTACTCACAAAGTCATGCTCTTTCCTGCAGTAATTTATTGTAAAATGAGGGTAGTTGTGCGCTTGTGATGAGGCCACGTGTGCTGGATTTGGAGGGCGTCCTTTAAAGCCTGCTGCCATGTTTTTAATGCAgataaaatatattacaaacAGTCAAACGACAGAGCTGTGCATCACAATTTCAACCCATGTGCTCAGAAGCCTGAAGGCCTCAGCTGTTACTGCGCCTGTTATTAATGTGCCAGATTTCACAGTGAGGCCTCAGCATCTTGTCAGCGCCCGACTGACTGCATCTGCATCTGgatgctggtgctgctgctgctgctgctggtgctgctgctgctgctgctgctgctgctttgggCTCTTCTGGTGACAACTGATCCATCAGATCACTTGTTGACACCTTCAGGATCCCACAAGGATCCAGTTAAATCTGCATGACTGCAGCTCGGGATGTGGAAAAGGGaacattgtatttatttggaGAAAGGGATCAGGAGGAGGGAAGTAGGGGaattaatacaaataatagTTTTGGAACATTTTCACATGCAAGGCCAGATGAAGAATATGCCTCGTCTGTTTCTTGTCTCTTCTATTTTTTGACCAGAAACCCAATAAAATTAGCCAGTTGTGAGTTTTGCAGTTAATCCTTATATTTTAAAAGCACCAAAACGCAGCTGTGGTGCCACCACGGGTAATTTCTATCCACAATAGAGGGCTTTCCTGTGTGCAGACCGCAGGAATGGGCAGCTCGGCTGGACATGAGAAGTTCAAGCCAGTgcaagacaataaaaacagaggcGCGTATTAACAGGCAGTTTGGATTTGATCACGTTATTTTGCAG
This genomic interval from Seriola aureovittata isolate HTS-2021-v1 ecotype China chromosome 11, ASM2101889v1, whole genome shotgun sequence contains the following:
- the twist2 gene encoding twist-related protein 2 gives rise to the protein MEEGSSSPVSPVDSLVTSEEELDRQQKRFARKRRHSKKSSEDSSGSSPGPVKRGKKPSPSSTQSYEELQNQRVLANVRERQRTQSLNEAFASLRKIIPTLPSDKLSKIQTLKLASRYIDFLCQVLQSDEMDSKMSSCSYVAHERLSYAFSVWRMEGAWSMSASH